The following proteins are encoded in a genomic region of SAR324 cluster bacterium:
- a CDS encoding sulfatase, with translation MGEKKNIIFFGIDSLRSDHLGCNGYTRNTSPHIDQIAREGVCFKNYFSPNIPTTPGYASMLTGFDVINTQVVALRHKGQLREEIQTLPEILRDHGYYTSCVGFTGNPSSRGFDEYLDYPAWGSWDEGRLHKAEKLNDVAIPRLKELLKGEQPFLLFLRHMDPHAPYLPPAPFERLFYQGDECMEGNKSMEPIFNFKPFCDFHKSWMPPGITDKDYVVAQYDGEIAYMDACIQNMIQLLKSLGVYDETLIVLNSDHGETLYEHDCYFDHHGLYESNLKVPLIIRLPPKLPKGKVVKSYTSHVDIVPTILDLLEIDTSVEYDGKSLKNLIDFHDHDMEQEFYITECTWMRKHGWRTPEWKLIVALEPDFHFKPEVELYNLKDDPNELKNLAELRPDMVDTLERKMEAWLTKRKEETGLESPIYEQGDWHGIQGHGAFKSSQEAYDSLYIGDANTAKRLQEKSR, from the coding sequence ATGGGCGAAAAAAAGAACATCATATTTTTTGGAATCGATTCACTACGTTCAGACCATCTTGGTTGTAATGGCTACACTCGCAATACCTCTCCTCACATCGATCAGATAGCCCGTGAGGGGGTATGTTTTAAGAACTATTTTAGTCCGAACATCCCAACAACTCCTGGATATGCGTCCATGTTGACAGGGTTTGATGTGATCAATACGCAGGTAGTAGCGCTGAGGCACAAGGGCCAGCTTAGGGAGGAAATCCAGACCCTGCCCGAAATACTTAGAGACCACGGCTACTACACCAGCTGCGTTGGATTTACAGGGAATCCAAGCTCAAGAGGCTTTGATGAATACCTAGACTATCCTGCATGGGGGAGCTGGGACGAAGGACGGCTGCATAAAGCAGAAAAATTGAACGATGTGGCAATTCCACGATTGAAGGAACTTCTAAAGGGAGAACAACCATTTCTGCTTTTCTTGAGACATATGGACCCACACGCCCCCTATTTGCCTCCAGCTCCTTTTGAACGATTATTTTATCAAGGGGATGAGTGTATGGAGGGCAATAAATCCATGGAACCTATTTTCAATTTCAAACCTTTTTGTGATTTTCATAAGAGTTGGATGCCACCTGGCATCACAGATAAAGACTACGTAGTGGCACAGTATGATGGTGAAATAGCCTACATGGATGCTTGTATTCAAAACATGATTCAGCTCTTAAAATCTTTGGGAGTCTATGACGAAACCCTAATCGTCTTGAACTCAGATCACGGTGAAACCTTATATGAGCATGACTGCTATTTTGATCATCATGGTTTGTATGAATCTAATCTAAAGGTCCCTCTGATCATAAGGCTGCCCCCAAAACTACCTAAAGGGAAAGTGGTAAAGTCATATACTAGCCATGTTGATATTGTCCCTACAATTCTCGACTTACTAGAAATCGATACAAGTGTTGAATATGATGGGAAAAGTTTAAAAAATCTGATTGATTTTCATGATCATGACATGGAGCAAGAATTTTATATTACAGAGTGTACATGGATGAGAAAACATGGTTGGAGAACACCAGAATGGAAGTTAATTGTTGCTCTTGAGCCTGATTTTCATTTCAAGCCAGAAGTTGAATTGTATAATCTGAAAGATGACCCGAATGAGTTAAAAAACTTAGCAGAATTACGCCCTGACATGGTCGATACATTAGAAAGGAAGATGGAAGCTTGGTTAACCAAGAGAAAGGAAGAAACAGGATTAGAATCTCCAATTTATGAGCAAGGAGATTGGCATGGTATTCAAGGGCATGGGGCATTCAAGTCCTCACAAGAGGCATATGATAGCCTCTATATCGGTGATGCCAATACAGCAAAAAGATTACAGGAGAAGTCAAGATGA